The Argentina anserina chromosome 3, drPotAnse1.1, whole genome shotgun sequence genome includes a region encoding these proteins:
- the LOC126786221 gene encoding 50S ribosomal protein L9, chloroplastic: MASTASTLSWSSSSLLQSFTGNINQATKIADRPTSLVVIAQKKAKKARTIILKEDVAYLGKQGQLVSVKAGYFRNFLLPTGKAQIVTPLLLKEMKVEEERIEAEKKRVKEEAQQLALIFETVGGFKVKRKGGKGKLIFGSVTAQDLVDIIKAQLQRDVDKRIVSLPEIREVGEYIAELKLHPEVSAKVRVIVSAN; this comes from the exons ATGGCGTCAACTGCTTCGACTCTATCATGGAGTTCATCCTCATTGCTTCAAAGCTTCACTGGAAACATAAACCAAGCAACTAAAATAGCAGACAGACCAACATCCTTGGTTGTTATCGCTCAAAAGAAAGCCAAGAAAGCTCGAACG ATAATTCTGAAGGAGGATGTAGCTTACTTGGGAAAGCAGGGGCAACTTGTTAGTGTGAAAGCTGGTTATTTCAGGAACTTTCTGCTGCCAACTGGAAAGGCCCAGATTGTTACTCCTCTGCTTCTCAA AGAAATGAAAGTGGAAGAGGAAAGGATCGAGGCTGAGAAAAAGCGG GTAAAAGAAGAGGCACAGCAACTTGCCCTTATATTTGAAACTGTTGGAGGATTCAAGGTGAAGCGTAAAGGTGGAAAAGGAAAGCTGATTTTTGGAAG TGTCACAGCTCAAGATCTTGTTGACATAATCAAGGCACAACTTCAAAG GGATGTCGACAAGCGAATTGTATCTCTTCCAGAGATTCGGGAGGTTGGAGAATATATTGCTGAGCTGAAGCTACATCCAGAAGTGAGTGCTAAAGTACGGGTTATTGTTTCCGCTAATTAA
- the LOC126786210 gene encoding zinc finger protein ZAT5, protein MEGREVSDHQQSQMMIMKGKRTKRQRPQSPFGLAVTSSSSSACGGGEEYGNSFTSASYESTEEDEDMANCLILLAQGCDVVPKQQSSPVHEANTVSGHVSKAGFFVYECKTCNRTFPSFQALGGHRASHKKPKSAAAAMADQEKKLASTQFSSASMDQEVEESKQFVKKNSPPPLAHPTVSIQIKGMYPSHNNNKAKIHECSICGSEFTSGQALGGHMRRHRAVVANNNSTSGTTQVVGIGAAIDNSTRNKQERSILTLDLNLPAPEDHDHYHHHHHHLQQHQIHHQRDSKFQFVSTQQTSLVFNAPALVDCHY, encoded by the coding sequence ATGGAAGGGCGAGAGGTGAGTGATCATCAGCAATCCCAGATGATGATCATGAAGGGCAAGAGGACCAAGCGCCAGAGGCCCCAGTCTCCTTTTGGTCTGGCAGTGACTTCGAGCTCCTCGAGCGCTTGCGGCGGCGGAGAAGAGTATGGGAACTCGTTTACTTCTGCCAGTTATGAGAGTACTGAGGAGGATGAGGACATGGCTAACTGCCTGATTCTGTTGGCTCAGGGTTGCGATGTGGTTCCCAAGCAGCAGAGTAGTCCGGTTCATGAAGCCAACACTGTTTCTGGTCATGTTAGCAAAGCTGGGTTTTTTGTCTATGAGTGCAAGACCTGCAACCGGACCTTTCCTTCTTTTCAGGCACTTGGTGGCCACCGAGCCAGTCACAAAAAGCCAAAGTCTGCTGCGGCGGCGATGGCCGATCAGGAGAAGAAACTGGCATCGACCCAGTTCAGCTCTGCATCCATGGATCAAGAAGTCGAAGAGTCTAAGCAGTTTGTCAAGAAGAACAGTCCTCCTCCTCTAGCTCATCCTACAGTTTCTATTCAGATAAAGGGGATGTATCCGAgccacaacaacaacaaggcCAAGATTCATGAGTGTTCGATATGCGGGTCGGAGTTCACATCGGGTCAAGCTCTCGGTGGCCATATGAGACGGCACAGAGCGGTAGTGGCGAACAACAACAGTACGAGTGGTACTACTCAGGTGGTGGGGATTGGTGCTGCCATTGATAACAGTACGAGGAACAAGCAGGAGAGAAGTATTTTAACACTGGATCTAAACCTTCCAGCACCAGAAGACCATGAtcactaccaccaccaccaccaccatctaCAACAGCATCAGATTCATCACCAGCGTGACTCGAAGTTCCAATTCGTGTCGACCCAACAGACTAGTCTTGTCTTCAACGCCCCTGCTTTGGTGGATTGTCATTATTAA